The genomic DNA AGCAACTACCAAACAACACTTACATTCAGAGTTTTATAATTTTCATTCTGAGTCTTAAGTCATTCAATTTCTTTTCAACAGTGACAGCTCTTCTCAGATGTGTCTAAATGAATATCACGTCATCCTACTTTTGGCTGGAGCCTTTTTTGGATTCTCTCACAGTGTTTTGGGTGTGATCTACAACATGAACTATGTTTCTTTTCACAGTATCCAGGTATAATTTGATGCAtactgaatgttttttaaatatagtttGTCTAAATGGATTTGTTTCATATTAAGGCTCtcaaatttcatattttttctgcaCAATTATTGTGGTCAGACACAATATCCCTTTCAAATAATTTATACAGATGTCAAACATCTGTTTATtggccatgttttttttttgtggcgtTTGGCTGACCAGATGAGCTGATAAACCACCCACAAGGCCTCAGTTCAGTTTCGATCATGGGACTTTATTTAGGAAATAAAGTATTTTCATagtctgctctctctctaaTATAGTGGAATAATGTAACACTCTACCTTTGGTGATCAAAGCACTGAATGAGTACATTTGAAGAACTTTGTACCAGGGCGTAATTCAAAGAACATGACCTGATTACTCATAGCAATACACAGACTCcacagtaaattatttttttgattttgggTTAACTATACAACAGTATTTAGCATCAAGATAAATACTGATTATAAGTCTAAGTATTTAAGTAATATCCTTAACacctttataatttttttaccaTCATAGTTCTATCAGGGCTGGTTTATGGCAACATCCCTATCTcgaatatttgtttattttgtagtGGTTTAATTCCCTTTTCTTAAGTATAACCTTATTtggcttgttttattttaataaataaatctggATGTCTTTAGCtatacaaactaaaacaaatttCAGAAACATAAAGAAATCCACTGTTCTTTTTAAATAGTAGTTTATGGTTAGCTCTGATGTTCACTCAGATTTTGTTCCTTCCCCAGCAATACAAATACCTTCGTTTTAAAGGATCCCTGCCTATGGTGTTGAAATGCAGTGCCACTCAGGCACTTTACTCTGTCAGGAATTAcattgttttgtatttctttttgggtaagtgatgtttattttgaaatgaaatctgAGTATCACAAAGCTTCTTTacatgctggaaaaaaaacagcattttcgCAAATACTGTTTAAAGTAACTTCTTTTTTAGGCATGGTTGTATTGTTcaattttctatttgtttttttcctgtggtttttcacacaaaaacatcagattagattgaagtactcttttttttttacaggataCATTCTAAAATCATGGTTGTATAAAACATTGAATCTTCAGTTGAACAGGTCAGTATAGATTTTTTATaatcttttatttatgtgttcatTTTTTACCCGCCTCACAGTACATCTTTCTTTAGTATTGTAAAgcagtttgtgtgtcttgttttcagctctgtccACCCTCTTGATAGCATAGCTGGACTTTTAGACCTCTCCCTGCTCTACCACCTGTGGATCAGTGCCAGCTTCATCTTTTTCACATGGAACACCACACTAATGCTCTTTAGGATCTTTGTCACTGAGGTATGTGTATCAGAAAAGACTAAATGTATTCACATTCACTGAAGTCACAGAATGAaaattatttatctcattataaTCATTCTAATTATCTCATATCATTGTAAAACTGATGACTTAcaagttcagttgttttacagCTAGCTTTTTAGATTATCACCACAGCACCAACTTCATTGGACTCTATATTTCATGATGAACATTACAGAGTCCATTTGAAGTGATCTGTTCATTTTACTCTTGAGGTTGACTTAAAGTGAATATATTTctaaagtgttttcttttgtctaCAGTTTTACAATTTTCCTTTGCAGTCATCTTTTACTGAAGATGCTCACCAATGTCTTCCGAAAGTTCTTACCAACAAGCAGCCAATGATCTTGAAGGTAAATGAAACATGATCACATTAAAGATCAAAGTTCCCTTGAGCATCACATTTGAGTCTGGTAACATTTTTTCTCCCTATAAATAGTTTCTAGCTTTGCAGGACTTGGCACTGCTGTCTCAACATTCGCCATCACGACGCCATGAAGTCTTCAGTCTAAGTCAGCCAGGTCTGTTTTGATGTCAACATAGACATGTTGCCACACTTTTAGCATTCCTATTATTATGAATAGATGtaggaacaagaaaaaaatatactcATCTTTTATCTTTCCCAGGTGGCCATCCGCATAACTGGAATGCCATCAGCAAAGAATGTTTGTCTCTGCTGGCTGATCTTACTCAAAGACTCGCAGCTTATCATGATGCTGTGGCAACCAATGGCAGGAGCAAATCGTTGTCTACTGGGAGTGACAGGAAGTCTTCATCTGAGACATCAGGTTACGATAAAATACAAGACAACTTGTGTTTGCAGTCTCCTCTTTTGATGGTCTGTATCCAactatatttgttttaaaagtagCGTCAGGTACAGAAGATCTGCTGAACTCCAGGCCCATGTTCCAGATGAAAACTCCAGCCTCAATCTTCAAACGCACCATTGTTGGCAGCCCACACAGCCCTCTGACATCACCATTCACTCCTGACCTGGACAGCCCTTTTGTTTCTCCTGCACTGCGGCGCCTTACTGCTCCTGTGGAACAATGCTCGCCGTGGTTTGGCACAGTGCAAAGCCCACACATCATGAGGAGAGGCCCAAAACTCTGGTCTACCTCtacaggtgaggaagaggacacATGTACCATCTATTTTTAGCAAAGTAGAGTTTGCAAACAATAACATCAGCCACTGCCAgtcgggagagagagagaaagatttatttattgactttatTGGTCCCAAACTATCACGTTTTGTTAATGCCAAGAGGTAGGTGTATATTGTATACTATGGAGTTCAGGATATTATCAGTAAATTATACATGTATGATCAATATGATATTTATGAATCCATTTGATTTTTCTGTACCAGTTTGTGATTTTGCATCTGTCCTGTTACAGATTCGCAGGTTGACAGCAGTCCACAGTCTTCCCCTACTTTAGTTCCTAGTCCCAAGCAGGAGCCAACAAAACCAAGTTTCATGAATCAGTTCTTCcagaacagaaaagaacagGTGCATAAATCTGTTTGTTATAGTTCTTGCAACAAAGACATcagcattttgacatttttgtatAGTTGTGTCAAAAGTGCTTCTCATACTCAACATTTCTTAACTTGGGCGTAAGAGTAATAGTTTCTCAGAGTCTTTGTGTGTCTCACTTGTTTTCTGTAAGTTTTGTCCCAGTGGCATCAGAATTGTTTTCTACAGAGGTGAAGGAGACCAAAACGTTTTCAGCTTGAGTGAGAAAGTTGCCTGATTTGTATTCTGACCAAGGATCTTCCCACTGATTACTTCTGCTTTAAGTGAAGGTCACATTGTGGAAAGTGCTGGAGTGATCTTATCAAAGGTTGCTTGTAAGGAAAGAGTGTAATTTAATGTATGTTATATATTTCTTATACCAGTAAACTTCCTTGTGTCATCcaggtaaaacatttttttgcgaAGCGGGTGCTGAAAATGTACTTGTTCAACAAGGTAAGGATGACTGGGTTGTTTCGGCTTCTGAACTAATTTCTCTGCATGATCTCATGAGTAGATTTTCTTTTGGCTTCAGCAAACATAACAACCTCACCTTGCCGGCATCACTAGTTTAACATTGGTGGTGTTTGGATTGGTTGTGCAGACACAAACAATATTGCTCttttctatctatctagttGTTCCAGTGAGCCGTACTGGCTTAACCCGAATGCTTTGACAGTTGCCATAGTAATTGACATCAATAGTATCAGTATTTGAATGTTTATGCTATAGATCCATGCTCATATATAACGTTGATGTGatatgcatacatatacagtaactACCAGTGTGAACACATCTACTCTGCATGCATAAATGTGGTTCAGCCAGGAATGGCTGTTGGTGGGACAGTAgcttacttttttaaatttcctgtcCTCACAACTTACTTAATGCGTAACTACAGTTAAGTATTTGAGTAAATATCTGCCATAAGTTTAAGGTTATTTCACTACCCCAGCCTTTCTAATTGCTTTTAAGCTTAAAGGATTAGATAACCATGTAACAACTGTATTTAGTTATTGATCATagtatttatttgttgaaaGTAGTTTATACTTTTTTTGATCATGCATGCATGGTGTAGTGTAATGCCactggtgtgtctgtgtaaCTTCCTAATTCATTCTACTGTAAGTGCACACCAATATGTTTAGTAGAAAATCTTCACGTGTTACAATAATTTCTTGCAGCTTCCAGAAGCATCAAATCAAGCCCTTTTTGCAGACAGCCAGGCTCATATCTGGGCTTTAGAAGGTGAGAAGAGTTAGTGGTATAGTTATAGGAACAACATGTTGATATAACATCTACAGTACTTTACTGTCCGCTAATGTTCACCTGCAGGGCTTTCTTACCTCGTTCAAGCCTCCTTCTCAGAAGACCAGTTTGGGGTTGTGCAGACTACACTACCCAGCATTCTCAGTTGTATGCTGGCGTTACAAGAGgtaaactgtgttttttttttacatcagacAACCAGACATCACACATTGCAGCAGGAACGATGATTCTTGGTTCAGAGCTCATAGTGCAACTTGTATTaagtatttaattttgttgCATACGTTTTatgcattaaaaaattaaagtgaaTCAAAGTAAGTGAACAATAAGTGAAAAGTGACTCATTCCAATGTTTATATTGACTGTATAAAACATATCTTTGAGTTATCAcatgtgactttaaaaaaaaaacacgagtTTCAGCTGCTTCACGTAACTGTTGTGTATATAACAAAAACTTGAAATTACTGCTTTAGTTTTGTGTTGTGTGCCTCCTGATACCAGTTTTTTCCTGTACTTGTTTTCAGGCAGTTGATCGACACTTTAAGCTACCGCACGCCTCCAGTAAACCCATTAAGTCGAGCAACAGCATGGAAGAGTCGACGCACAAAACACTACGCTTTGCTCTCAGGGCCACTGTCAAGACTGCCATCTATAGGATAACCACCACTTTTGGAGATCATTTAAAGTAAGGCCTGTCAGTGAACTTGACATGAAatgataaaaaacatttcaagtgtACTAATATTTGTTCAATCTGTTCATTAATCCTCAGTGCTATTCAGATGTCTGCAGAGCACCTGAAAAGATTGCAGCAGTTTCTTGAATACAAAGAATAATAACAGACTTGTGTGTGTCCTAAGATTCTTTctagtgttttttgtgtgtgcaaattAGCATAAATGAGGCAAGTAGTGAATGACAACAATTTTGCCTTTTTAGTATTTATGTAATGCTCCCCCATACATGACGTGGGTGGGAGGGGTGTCAGGAACCCCATCTGATGAACTGAGTTTGGTTGGAAGACTTCCTGTACTAAAAAATTGACTCATTCTAGTTTTTCACAACTGTATCCCCATTACTTTTGGAATTGGAATGAGTTTAAAGGGCTATTTGTGCTATAGTGTTACATTGTCCTGGTATATTCAACCAGTTGTCATGACATTGCATCGCTATACTTTCAAGAACATTTAGCATCAGTTGTGTGTGAAAGGTGCTAAAATGTGAGCTGTTGGTgagaatgtgtttttgtgttaagACATTTCACTGGTGTCAGATATCTAGAAAATACCAGGTAAATATTGGACAGCTTTGTTCATGTAAACCCCTGTCAGTTTTGTCAAGGATGGTGGATTTTATGACAGgtaatgtgtgtaaatatgGTTTCCCATCCAACCAAAGACCCCATCCAGAGATATGTTCAATAAATATGTAATTCAAAGATTGATTGGATTTCTTGTGGCCTTAATTAAGTGTACATCATGAACATACAGTGCATTTTCAGAATCAACAGTACTAACAGTGTTCAAGTGTTTTTCAATGGTTTGCTTTTCCTCCAGTTTTCCAAGAAGTTCCCATATTGTGACAGGCTGTCAGAACAGTCATACAAATTGAGAAAACTGGATGTCAAGAAACCAAAAATTTACTATTGTACTTTTAGAACTGTTCCTCACAGTGGATCATTACAGTACTTATTTAAATGGGCATGCCGTATTTATGTGCAAAATTACACATTCCGAACACTTGCAAAAATAACTGGTTACAAAAGGGCTGAAAGCCAGtgagaacattaaatatatacCATTACAATTGTTAAAAGAAACTAAACATGTCAGATTTGACACCTTACCGgttcataaactaaaaattGCTACACATTTCACTTCAAACATACAGCATTCTATATAGCGTCCTATTGTGGAATAAGTTTACACTGAATTGTAATAGCATACAGTATGCTGGTGTGCCTTATAACATTACTACAgcacacacaacaacagcacaaaaattacaaataaatgctAATTCCAGTGTGATGAATCATTTTGAGTATTTGCAATatactgttaattttaattaaacatttttttgaagtgCTGCTTAACCAATGTAGGAAAATATTAGCTCAATATTTAATGGTCTTCAAACCAACTGTATGTTAACCATGTAGATTGGAAATACAAGATTGATGATATTCCTGCCGGGCATTTCTGCCTGACGTGCCTCTGGCGCCTTTGGAATGCTTGTGCACCCTGAACACCTTGGGCCTAACTGGGTCATCAGCTGGGTACTACTGGTCATTGATGTTTCGCTCCTTTAACCCCAGGACATCTCCCGGTGGCGGAGCGATGGCTGGGAATTCTCCCTGCCAACCCCACTGATGCCCTAGGTGATACTTGGTCCCCAGCTCCTATCCTTCCTCCACAGCCACAGCCCGAAGCTGCCCTTCTCTGCCTCCTCCGCCAGCTCCCTTAGCACTCTCCAGTGGCCAGCTCCTGTGCACCCCAGATCTCTGAGCAGGGGAGAGGTTGAAGAGCCCACAAAGCCCCTGCACCCCACCTCAACTGGGCAGATTGTGGCATTCCAGCCCACCTCCCTGCACTCAGCTGCCAGGTCTGAATACTTTGCCCTTTTCCTCTCGTATGCTGCCTCTAGTCCCTCCTCCCACGGGACAGTGAGCTCCACCAAGAGGACCGCCTTGCTGGCCGCAGACCACAGCACCATGTCTGGCTGCAATGTTTCGGCGATCTCCCTGGGGAACTGCAGCTGCCTTCTGAGGTCGACTCTCATACCCCACTCACTGCCAGGTGAGAGAAGCCTTCAGATCAGAAGAGGGGGGTCTCGCTCCGACCAAGACCTGCTCGACCCACTTGGACCCTGCCGACCACCTCGCGATGCTTTAGCCTGCAGATTGTCTGGTCgacctcttcctctgctctccacctccttcctgtTCGAACTTTGGTTCCCACTGCCCTGACCAGGTGGTCGGAGGATTCCCTCCAACACCATCCGGGCCTTCTTCTTATATCCCAGGCTGACGGAGTGCAGCGGCAGTTGGAGTGCGCTCTGACCGAAGATGCCCACTTCTGAGAGGCATCTTGGCAGCCCAAGCCACTTCCTAATAAGAGTTTGCCAGTTGGTCCAGCTTGCTTGCAAATGAAGAAGGAACCTGCTGTGTAGGAGCGCGCCAGGCTACGTATGGGTTGCTTCGATAACAGTGGAATCTCCTCTCCGCCCGTGGTGAAGATAGTGCGGTCGTTCCTGACCCCTTTCCTGAGGGACAGGCTTCGGGACTTGGATGGTTTCTCTTCGACCAGAACCAtatggaggctttttttttcctgctgttacATTGTTTATGGCTCTTTGATTAGCGCCCATTATGCCCAGTGTACCGAATGCTTTGCTAAGGAAGTGGCTAGCAAATGCCCAACTGTTCACGTCTACTGGCGTAAACGTGGTCTTCCACCCGCTCCTATGACAATCTTCCACCAGCTCCTGGGACTTCCCTCTTTCCATCTTTTGCCTCCTCGATTCTCTCAGCGAAGTCAGTTCCAACAAGAATTGTTTACTGGCCTCTGAGACCAAGGTGAGTCTTAGTCTGGGCTGGATGAGTCTTAGTCTGGTCTGGGTAATGTGTGCTGGCAGGTtagtagggttttttttttttttttaatgaagcaaCCAAGTGAACCAAAGTCTAAAGATATTTCCCATCTCAGTGCATTTCAACTCCACCAGACTAGACTGGTATGTTTTGTGCATTCTGAATCACTTATGACCAAGGAGACCCTAAACATGAGCATCAGGCCATAATGGACGAATATTCCACGTCCAAAATTAGTGTTAAAAGAAGCAGTGATGCAACACAGCAGTCAACAACCTGTCCTCACTTTTTGAAATGTGGTGCGGATGTCAAAATctgaatatactgtacttaaaaacatttgtctgtTTGAACATATGAAACTTTTTCTTGCTGCTATTGACATATACATAAGGGGCTTAgactttacattttacattgcaTTCCAACTTTTTTGGAAATTGAGTTGTACACAACATCAGAATATTTCTGTCAGTCTCGTCTACAGATGAAGAGTGGCAATTCTTATAGTCACGTATGTTAAACAGTAAATTAATACAACAGAACACGAACATAAAATTAAGAGCACAGTCTTTTTGTTTATTGCACGAGTCGTACATATTTCCAACTGATCTGGTAGAACACAGTTTCAGGCAGTGGTGAAAATTGTTCATCAAAAGCCTTGTTCAGAAGATGATAAAATAGCCAGTGGGAAAATCTGGATAGAACGGTCAATGCTGGattacaagaaagaaaaaaggtatTTTTTTCAACAGGAATCAAAACtgtaatatttgaaattatatttgtgTTCATAACAGATGGCATTCATAAAAGGAACTGAACAAAAATCGTGcctcacattattttttttccccatctggATTTTAAAAGTACTCATATAGAATATAAACCTCTGCATCAATACCaatcaaatgtttaaatttactgtgatgggtttttttttttaaagtcaaacagCATTttctaaagttgtttttttaagtttttatatatttatatatatatatacatataaattcaACTAACTAGAGCTCTCATAGAAATTGAGAAAAGCTGGACTTTATCGCTCTCACACAACAACTGACTGGCAAGCATATTGACCCTACTGCCCTCTCCATCACCCTCTGTGAGCCAGTGTTAATACTAATAGAGCACAGAAAGCCTCATCACAAGTGGTGTCGTGGCTGCAAGCACACAACCCTGTAATAGGAAAATAAGAACtgtcagcaacaaaaaaaggaatttaaattaACCACATGGACAAGAGGAGTCCTTTATTAGTCCAATATCAATTGGCACATTGGAAGTCTCTCAACTAGTTTGATCCAGGTTGGTTCCAGGTCTTTAAACCTACAAACCAAACCACAGTCCTTcctatatatacacacatgctgAACACCATCAACCCTCACTTTCACCTTGAGAGGTGAACTGAAAATTTCCAGTCAAAGATGGGTGTGAAGGttgaaggaagaggaaggtggaggaagGGCTGgtggaagaaagagaaaactcatttttttgttgaaaacctCAAGTGCAAAGTATTATCTCACTCACTGAAGACATAAACTTCACTGTTGGTATTCTAAGATACACAAGATAAGATCCCCATCTCCAACCCCACATCCATACACTCAgtgcacattttatttgtatctCAAGCTAAAGCATCCCTGATTCAAAGTGCACTCAGTAGTGACGGGGAGGCAGATGGAAATGTGAAGGGAGAGATAAGCTGAGGGCATCATGTAAGGTGACGCAACGTGTAGGCATATTATTAGTCCTCAGAGGTGCCAGACGAGACCAGGGTCATAAAGAGAGAGGTGTTGCAGTTTCCGCTCCGAGTTCAAATCTTAAAGGAAGTCACATTTAGGGGATGTTTGAGGGAAACATTCCACATCTTCCCTCCATCCTAAACCCTTTTTTCCAACAGCTCAGAAGGTGTGGGAGCAAAACATGTCTGAGAGTAGCGACTGTGTGCTGGTGTGTATACTTTCATATGGGTGCTGAAAAAAAGGAGTGCTTGCTGCCATACACAGAGAACATATTTCTGGGGTGGGCAGAGCAGACAGGTAATATATGGGCAATCAGAGCCTCCAAGTGGTTTACAAGGATGAAACCATTCACTACACCTCTCAAAAAGTAACGTTCTGGGAGTTTGCAATCTATAGTTGCTATGTGAACAGTGCCAACTGATGGGAAATCAGGAATAAAGCATCTCACTCACCCAGTTTTAACCTGTAagtaaatgtgtgtctgttttgtatGCATGATAAACAAAATCAAGTTGGTGGCTCTTCAGTGTTCGAGTGTGCCAGTGTGTCAATAGTGCTTGCCTATGTGCATCAATTCAAGGGcaataaagtatgtatgtatgtatgcatgcatgtgtggcTCAGGAGGACATGCACTGGACGTGGTCTGGacctccatcctcttcatcagaaGAATCTGGAGAGCTCCAGGACTCATCTGTGTCTGGTTCTGCACCCTCACGACGTGCCTGTATCAAAGCAGGAgtgtaaaaaaacagaatttactTTTGTCAAGTAAAATTGTAAAGTGAACAACCGTGTTGGACGCCTTTCATTTCCCCACTTTATTGCTTTTCAGCTTGTATTGTTAAGCATCATCCACATCGCTGGCATAATATCAGCATCATTATAGTCTACATATTATTCAGTGGACATTCCCGCATTTTGTGTCCAAGTCAATCCAGCAGAGATGAACATAATGAACTTTTCATTACTCGCACTGGTCTCAAACAAAACTGACTTTTTGTTTGGCCCTTCCTGCATGGTGTATGCTTGTGTTTTAGCAGCTCCACACCACAGAACAAACAATCTTTCCTCGTGCTGGGGAGCTCACCCTCGGGGGCCGTCTGTTCCTCATGTGTCTCATCAAGAACCACAGCAAATGGGTATCATACTGGTCACTATGGCGCACACTGTCCTCATCACGCTCCcgcttgttttttttcatcaccttgacaaacacaacaaatagtTTATCACAATTATGAATGTGTGGAATAAGAGCAAAAATACAAAGCAAATTTTTCCCAAAGCAGTTTTAAACCACCctcccaaaaaaatgttttaacgtCCATAAGTTAAGATGAAACCCCTAACCTTCCAGTTGTATTACTGTTGTTGCAGCCAAAAGATCACTTTCTGTTCTGTTCACTTTATTCATTATGTCTTGTCCCCAATCTGCCCTAATTCTCTCAAGAGGGTTCAAGCCAGGTGGCAAACAAAATTGGACAGAGAAAGAAATTTACACACAAAACTAAACCCAGATGATTACTTATTTTATAGCCACCAAATTGAGcagcaaacatttatttctaaaaagctAAGttccagtaaaataaaaaatcaattatCAGTTGAAACACAGCCaatcaacacattaaaaaacacaGCTCAGTGTTAGTTGTTGATATTTTGTTCTTCTCATCATTTCTATTATTCTATATTCGATCCCTGTTCGCAATCAGTGGAGACAATATCCACTGTAGACAtctattacaaaacaaaacagttattGTACTGAACTATTGTTTTGCAATGTACTGGACAATGAAATAATAGTTTCAGActcattcatgttttctttcaaataactttggataatgaaaaaatataaatggactTCAGTCTGTTTATGTGCCCGTGTTGTGAGTTCACACAGTTATGAGGCCGTTCGTCTTCATGTTACCTTATCCATGCCTTCTTAAGCAATAATAGAATGAAGGCCAAAGCTGAACAAAAGCAAATGGACCACGAAGAATACCTCTTTTAGACCCTTTAGCCCTGTGGCGTTCTCAGCCGTGGGGGCCCACAGCTTGATGTCATGGTCCAGACCACTGGTAGCCATACCTGGCAGATGTGGATGTGGCTCCAAACAGTTCACCTGAGGTTAGGGAAAATAAATGATACTACCCCAACAGTACTTTTTGACAACTGAGAACAAACACTGGATAATTACCACAGACACAAGCAtaagaaacacaagaagaaaagaggaaaggttTGTACACATTAAATTATCTGTGAACTAAATACA from Antennarius striatus isolate MH-2024 chromosome 18, ASM4005453v1, whole genome shotgun sequence includes the following:
- the ndc1 gene encoding nucleoporin NDC1 isoform X1, which produces MFSTEESCWFVRKVICWRAVASIAWAVLLLPPITAVFVILSRLSLLHPIQAISECLSLLMSASAIFTLILLCGVILLVGFLNLEYYTVIPTIACSKIALLGQLFHPCQLINFIVHIVMGITMAWCCTIAIGGRYDTLVYHCPQNDVDSSSQMCLNEYHVILLLAGAFFGFSHSVLGVIYNMNYVSFHSIQQYKYLRFKGSLPMVLKCSATQALYSVRNYIVLYFFLGYILKSWLYKTLNLQLNSSVHPLDSIAGLLDLSLLYHLWISASFIFFTWNTTLMLFRIFVTEFYNFPLQSSFTEDAHQCLPKVLTNKQPMILKFLALQDLALLSQHSPSRRHEVFSLSQPGGHPHNWNAISKECLSLLADLTQRLAAYHDAVATNGRSKSLSTGSDRKSSSETSVASGTEDLLNSRPMFQMKTPASIFKRTIVGSPHSPLTSPFTPDLDSPFVSPALRRLTAPVEQCSPWFGTVQSPHIMRRGPKLWSTSTDSQVDSSPQSSPTLVPSPKQEPTKPSFMNQFFQNRKEQVKHFFAKRVLKMYLFNKLPEASNQALFADSQAHIWALEGLSYLVQASFSEDQFGVVQTTLPSILSCMLALQEAVDRHFKLPHASSKPIKSSNSMEESTHKTLRFALRATVKTAIYRITTTFGDHLNAIQMSAEHLKRLQQFLEYKE
- the ndc1 gene encoding nucleoporin NDC1 isoform X2; translation: MFSTEESCWFVRKVICWRAVASIAWAVLLLPPITAVFVILSRLSLLHPIQAISECLSLLMSASAIFTLILLCGVILLVGFLNLEYYTVIPTIACSKIALLGQLFHPCQLINFIVHIVMGITMAWCCTIAIGGRYDTLVYHCPQNDVDSSSQMCLNEYHVILLLAGAFFGFSHSVLGVIYNMNYVSFHSIQQYKYLRFKGSLPMVLKCSATQALYSVRNYIVLYFFLGYILKSWLYKTLNLQLNSSVHPLDSIAGLLDLSLLYHLWISASFIFFTWNTTLMLFRIFVTEFYNFPLQSSFTEDAHQCLPKVLTNKQPMILKFLALQDLALLSQHSPSRRHEVFSLSQPGGHPHNWNAISKECLSLLADLTQRLAAYHDAVATNGRSKSLSTGSDRKSSSETSASGTEDLLNSRPMFQMKTPASIFKRTIVGSPHSPLTSPFTPDLDSPFVSPALRRLTAPVEQCSPWFGTVQSPHIMRRGPKLWSTSTDSQVDSSPQSSPTLVPSPKQEPTKPSFMNQFFQNRKEQVKHFFAKRVLKMYLFNKLPEASNQALFADSQAHIWALEGLSYLVQASFSEDQFGVVQTTLPSILSCMLALQEAVDRHFKLPHASSKPIKSSNSMEESTHKTLRFALRATVKTAIYRITTTFGDHLNAIQMSAEHLKRLQQFLEYKE